The genomic window ATATTTggaagaatacataaaaaaaaagtatttcaccGTTTGTGAATGTACTTGAACAGATGAAGAATATTGCgtttaaaactaaacaaaaaaaaaaggtaaaaaataaactgaaagcCACGCCCGgtattccgttttctttaaggCCTTCAGATAGGAGGGGATACTTCGACATGTGTATCCTtcaatatatcattctatattgtTTAAGACTTTTATGGTTTTACCTGTGTTACCTTGTCTGCTTCATCATTGTAGTTTTTTGTACCGTTTTTCATGCATGTTAATcgtatatgataaatgataatggccatcagaaaaaaaaaatcgaaaatgtagtgtgtaaatgtatgtttaAGCACTANNNNNNNNNNNNNNNNNNNNNNNNNNNNNNNACTAACTAaatccctctctatctgtctatatgtaaacATGTCAATTTATCTGTGCACAaagttattcatatgtatatgttatgtctgTAAATTGTTTTACGCAAACGAAATTAAGCCCACTATATGACTGACACTATCAATGATTTCCAAAAACACCGatgtttcacaaaaaaaaaaatcattcatctaCCTACTTGtctatcaagatatatatatgaatagattaatTTCTCATTAAAGCTCacttgaaatattttttaatgataattaagcCTTTAGCGTTCAGGCAATGAACAGAGATTACGCGAATATTTTATTAATCCAAACTGATTAAAGTAATTTGCACCTTAAAATGTAACCTTATGCAGACAATGTCAATTAAGATGTACAGCAACAtttgtttacattatataaacatgNNNNNNNNNNNNNNNNNNNNNNNNNNNNNNNNNNNNNNNNNNNNNNNNNNNNNNNNNNNNNNNNNNNNNNNNNNNNNNNNNNNNNNNNNNNNNNNNNNNNNNNNNNNNNNNNNNNNNNNNNNNNNNNNNNNNNNNNNNNNNNNNNNNNNNNNNNNNNNNNNNNNNNNNNNNNNNNNNNNNNNNNNNNNNNNNNNNNNNNNNNNNNNNNNNNNNNNNNNNNNNNNNNNNNNNNNNNNNNNNNNNNNNNNNNNNNNNNNNNNNNNNNNNNNNNNNNNNNNNNNNNNNNNNNNNNNNNNNNNNNNNNNNNNNNNNNNNNNNNNNNNNNNNNNNNNNNNNNNNNNNNNNNNNNNNNNNNNNNNNNNNNNNNNNNNNNNNNNNNNNNNNNNNNNNNNNNNNNNNNNNNNNNNNNNNNNNNNNNNNNNNNNNNNNNNNNNNNNNNNNNNNNNNNNNNNNNNNNNNNNNNNNNNNNNNNNNNNNNNNNNNNNNNNNNNNNNNNNNNNNNNNNNNNNNNNNNNNNNNNNNNNNNNNNNNNNNNNNNNNNNNNNNNNNNNNNNNNNNNNNNNNNNNNNNNNNNNNNNNNNNNNNNNNNNNNNNNNNNNNNNNNNNNNNNNNNNNNNNNNNNNNNNNNNNNNNNNNNNNNNNNNNNNNNNNNNNNNNNNNNNNNNNNNNNNNNNNNNNNNNNNNNNNNNNNNNNNNNNNNNNNNNNNNNNNNNNNNNNNNNNNNNNNNNNNNNNNNNNNNNNNNNNNNNNNNNNNNNNNNNNNNNNNNNNNNNNNNNNNNNNNNNNNNNNNNNNNNNNNNNNNNNNNNNNNNNNNNNNNNNNNNNNNNNNNNNNNNNNNNNNNNNNNNNNNNNNNNNNNNNNNNNNNNNNNNNNNNNNNNNNNNNNNNNNNNNNNNNNNNNNNNNNNNNNNNNNNNNNNNNNNNNNNNNNNNNNNNNNNNNNNNNNNNNNNNNNNNNNNNNNNNNNNNNNNNNNNNNNNNNNNNNNNNNNNNNNNNNNNNNNNNNNNNNNNNNNNNNNNNNNNNNNNNNNNNNNNNNNNNNNNNNNNNNNNNNNNNNNNNNNNNNNNNNNNNNNNNNNNNNNNNNNNNNNNNNNNNNNNNNNNNNNNNNNNNNNNNNNNNNNNNNNNNNNNNNNNNNNNNNNNNNNNNNNNNNNNNNNNNNNNNNNNNNNNNNNNNNNNNNNNNNNNNNNNNNNNNNNNNNNNNNNNNNNNNNNNNNNNNNNNNNNNNNNNNNNNNNNNNNNNNNNNNNNNNNNNNNNNNNNNNNNNNNNNNNNNNNNNNNNNNNNNNNNNNNNNNNNNNNNNNNNNNNNNNNNNNNNNNNNNNNNNNNNNNNNNNNNNNNNNNNNNNNNNNNNTTTCAGCTGAGCGTGGCATGCGTCGTGAGCCTCCTGTGCATAGCAGCGGCCTACCCCAAGCCTGGAGGGGGTTATGGTCACAGTCACAGCTATAGTCAGAGCTATAGTCAAAGTTATAGCCACAGCTATAGTCGGAGCTATGGACACCGGTGAGCACACTGAAGCGGTtatcggtttgtttgttttttatgtgttatttggGTTCagtttattcttcattattttatcGTTTCCTTTGTNNNNNNNNNNNNNNNNNNNNNNNNNNNNNNNNNNNNNNNNNNNNNNNNNNNNNNNNNNNNNNNNNNNNNNNNNNNNNNNNNNNNNNNNNNNNNNNNNNNNNNNNNNNNNNNNNNNNNNNNNNNNNNNNNNNNNNNNNNNNNNNNNNNNNNNNNNNNNNNNNNNNNNNNNNNNNNNNNNNNNNNNNNNNNNNNNNNNNNNNNNNNNNNNNNNNNNNNNNNNNNNNNNNNNNNNNNNNNNNNNNNNNNNNNNNNNNNNNNNNNNNNNNNNNNNNNNNNNNNNNNNNNNNNNNNNNNNNNNNNNNNNNNNNNNNNNNNNNNNNNNNNNNNNNNNNNNNNNNNNNNNNNNNNNNNNNNNNNNNNNNNNNNNNNNNNNNNNNNNNNNNNNNNNNNNNNNNNNNNNNNNNNNNNNNNNNNNNTCATTCCAGCCAACCGACCGTCACCAAAATCGTCCAACCAGTCGTCACAGTGAGGGAGGTTGTGAGGCCGGTCGTTACGAAGGTCGTGCGGCCAGTCGTCACAAAGGTCGTAAAGAAGATCGTCTCTCCAGTCGTTGTTGGGAGGTGGATATGGAGGTGGATATGGTCACGGATGGTAGTGGATTTTGCTGTTGGTNNNNNNNNNNNNNNNNNNNNNNNNNNNNNNNNNNNNNNNNNNNNNNNNNNNNNNNNNNNNNNNNNNNNNNNNNNNNNNNNNNNNNNNNNNNNNNNNNNNNNNNNNNNNNNNNNNNNNNNNNNNNNNNNNNNNNNNNNNNNNNNNNNNNNNNNNNNNNNNNNNNNNNNNNNNNNNNNNNNNNNNNNNNNNNNNNNNNNNNNNNNNNNNNNNNNNNNNNNNNNNNNNNNNNNNNNNNNNNNNNNNNNNNNNNNNNNNNNNNNNNNNNNNNNNNNNNNNNNNNNNNNNNNNNNNNNNNNNNNNNNNNNNNNNNNNNNNNNNNNNNNNNNNNNNNNNNNNNNNNNNNNNNNNNNNNNNNNNNNNNNNNNNNNNtttttcatatttctcttgaTTACATAGATTTTTTTCGATTACACAGTCATCATCAGTAATA from Penaeus monodon isolate SGIC_2016 chromosome 23, NSTDA_Pmon_1, whole genome shotgun sequence includes these protein-coding regions:
- the LOC119588429 gene encoding uncharacterized protein LOC119588429 (The sequence of the model RefSeq protein was modified relative to this genomic sequence to represent the inferred CDS: added 12 bases not found in genome assembly), producing the protein MGQYRGLLSVACVVSLLCIAAAYPKPGGGYGHSHSYSQSYSQSYSHSYSRSYGHRQPTVTKIVQPVVTVREVVRPVVTKVVRPVVTKVVKKIVSPVVVGRWIWRWIWSRMVVDFAVGGRR